One segment of Polaribacter huanghezhanensis DNA contains the following:
- a CDS encoding DUF5723 family protein, protein MNFRKLFIVLGVLISCLGYSQNKQLLYGFAEMPNTLMVNPGAETNFRFHAGIPFLSGLLFSVGSSKAKISDLFLTDNIGFTSKFRDLIGKLTERDFIDFNSTVEILNGGYRLNEKMYLSFGLYQEMDFIGYFPNDLANLAYYGNGLNINKTVHLSQLRFRGDILGVIHAGLSYKVNKRLNIGGRFKIYSGSVHVSSQNNTGTFTTVEGVDNIYRHYFSNININFNSSGMLDENNKISIGLKDAIGNTFLSKNIGVGIDVGFTYHYTPQIEFTGSILDIGFISYSKNVKNLSLVGSHQFNGVKVLFDEANKDYWSVINKDYLAEIDSEFRKNIPGTSNSNSFISWRPIKFNGAVRYSYGRARSNKECYDETYKEYYNNSVGLQLYAITRPLSTQIAATLFFEKSIGEKINAKFTYTADDYSFTNVGVGVSTQIGKFHMYGLLNNVLKLSDLANAKSASLQFGFNLIFD, encoded by the coding sequence ATGAATTTCAGAAAATTATTTATTGTTTTAGGGGTTTTAATTAGTTGCTTAGGTTACAGCCAAAACAAACAATTGTTGTATGGTTTTGCAGAAATGCCAAACACGTTAATGGTAAATCCTGGAGCAGAAACTAATTTTAGATTTCATGCAGGTATTCCATTTTTATCTGGATTGTTATTTAGTGTAGGTTCTTCAAAAGCAAAAATTTCAGATTTGTTTTTAACTGATAACATAGGCTTTACATCTAAATTTAGGGACTTAATTGGAAAACTAACAGAAAGAGATTTTATTGATTTTAACTCAACTGTAGAAATCTTAAACGGCGGTTATCGATTAAATGAGAAAATGTATTTAAGTTTTGGTTTGTATCAAGAAATGGATTTTATTGGGTATTTCCCAAACGATTTAGCAAATCTTGCATACTATGGAAATGGATTAAATATAAATAAAACGGTTCATTTATCTCAATTAAGATTTAGAGGTGATATTTTAGGTGTTATTCATGCAGGTTTATCCTATAAAGTAAATAAAAGATTAAATATTGGAGGAAGATTTAAAATTTATTCTGGAAGTGTACATGTTTCATCACAAAATAATACCGGAACATTTACTACTGTAGAAGGTGTTGACAATATTTATAGACATTATTTTAGTAACATAAATATTAATTTTAATTCATCTGGAATGTTAGATGAAAATAATAAAATTAGTATTGGTTTAAAAGATGCAATTGGAAATACTTTTTTAAGTAAAAATATTGGTGTTGGTATCGATGTTGGTTTTACATATCATTATACACCACAAATAGAATTTACTGGAAGTATTTTGGATATTGGTTTTATTAGTTATTCAAAAAATGTAAAAAATTTATCACTTGTTGGTAGTCACCAGTTTAATGGTGTTAAAGTGCTTTTTGATGAAGCTAATAAAGATTATTGGTCGGTAATTAACAAAGATTATTTGGCGGAAATAGATAGCGAGTTTAGAAAGAATATACCAGGAACATCCAATTCGAATTCTTTTATTTCTTGGAGACCAATAAAATTTAATGGAGCGGTTAGATATAGTTATGGAAGAGCAAGATCTAACAAAGAATGTTACGATGAAACGTATAAAGAATATTATAACAATTCAGTTGGTTTACAATTGTATGCAATTACAAGACCATTAAGTACACAAATTGCAGCAACACTATTTTTTGAAAAAAGTATTGGTGAAAAAATTAATGCTAAATTTACATATACTGCGGATGATTATTCGTTTACAAATGTTGGAGTAGGAGTTTCTACACAAATAGGTAAATTTCATATGTATGGCTTGTTAAATAATGTATTAAAATTATCAGATTTAGCTAATGCTAAAAGCGCCTCTTTACAGTTTGGGTTTAATTTAATTTTTGATTAA
- a CDS encoding YjjG family noncanonical pyrimidine nucleotidase has protein sequence MKIKHIFFDLDHTLWDFEKNSNLTFEQLFKAHDIHLELQEFLAVYSPINFEYWKQYREEKVSKEVLRYGRLKDTFDQLNYVVSDDLIHLLSEEYINVLPSNNYLFDGTIELLDYLQPKYKLHIITNGFDEVQDLKLEKSGIKKYFNQIITSESVGVKKPNPKVFEFALAKANANADNSVMIGDNLEADIMGALNCGITSIHFNSENLKFDEKKYTSVSHLLQIKQYL, from the coding sequence ATGAAAATAAAACACATTTTTTTTGATTTAGACCATACATTATGGGACTTTGAGAAAAACTCTAATCTAACATTCGAGCAGCTTTTTAAAGCGCATGATATTCATTTAGAATTGCAAGAGTTTTTAGCGGTGTATTCACCGATAAATTTTGAATATTGGAAACAATATAGAGAAGAAAAAGTGAGTAAAGAAGTGTTAAGATATGGTAGATTGAAAGACACTTTTGATCAATTAAACTATGTTGTAAGCGATGATTTAATTCATTTATTATCTGAAGAATACATAAATGTATTGCCATCTAACAATTATTTGTTTGATGGCACAATAGAATTGTTAGACTATTTGCAACCAAAATACAAGCTACATATTATTACAAACGGATTTGATGAAGTTCAGGATTTGAAACTTGAAAAATCTGGAATTAAAAAATATTTTAATCAAATAATTACATCAGAATCGGTTGGAGTAAAGAAACCAAATCCGAAAGTATTTGAATTTGCGTTGGCTAAAGCAAATGCAAATGCAGATAATAGTGTAATGATTGGAGATAATTTAGAAGCAGATATTATGGGCGCATTAAATTGCGGGATTACAAGCATTCACTTTAATTCAGAAAACCTTAAGTTCGATGAAAAAAAATACACATCTGTTTCTCATCTTTTACAAATAAAACAATATCTTTAA
- a CDS encoding glycosyltransferase family 4 protein, with product MTKKLHILFLCSWFPSKEFPTNGDFIEKHAKAVSLKHSVSVLHIVTSKKITKTIIDKNVDDNLTTYVGYVKQTKNPILKAIRFYKTYIQLLKLIGDFDLIHLNILYPFGLFALHQQFTKRKPFLISEHWTGYLNSRKNNISFSQKKLSKLITKKASFVCPVSNELQNGMQHLGLKGTYFPVGNVVDTNLFFPSDKKNKTFTIIHVSGLNDAQKNSTDMLKVAKLLENEIANFCWKFIGGTSENYKNLITDLNFKTAKIEFINHVSQKELATHLQEANLCVSFSNYETFGIVMPEAIACGTFLISTNTGILNELKPQDFFSIIPVKDKNALTTEIVKQYKNPTKLNTEKMHLFVQNRFSQEIIADAFSKLYFKTLNKNS from the coding sequence TTGACTAAAAAATTACATATTCTATTTTTATGTAGTTGGTTTCCTTCAAAGGAATTTCCAACAAATGGAGATTTTATTGAAAAACATGCAAAAGCTGTTAGTTTAAAACACAGCGTTTCTGTTTTACATATTGTTACTAGTAAAAAAATTACAAAAACGATTATTGACAAGAATGTTGATGACAATTTAACTACGTATGTTGGCTATGTTAAACAAACCAAAAACCCAATTTTAAAAGCAATTCGATTTTACAAAACATACATTCAACTTTTAAAATTAATTGGTGATTTCGATCTTATTCACTTAAACATACTGTATCCGTTTGGATTGTTTGCTTTACATCAACAATTTACAAAGAGAAAACCTTTTCTCATTTCTGAACATTGGACCGGTTATTTGAATTCAAGAAAAAACAACATTTCTTTTTCTCAAAAAAAGCTTTCTAAATTGATAACAAAAAAAGCTTCTTTTGTGTGTCCAGTTAGTAATGAACTACAAAACGGAATGCAACATTTAGGATTAAAAGGAACTTATTTCCCTGTCGGAAATGTTGTTGACACAAACCTTTTCTTTCCATCTGATAAAAAAAATAAAACATTTACAATTATCCATGTTTCAGGATTGAATGATGCTCAAAAAAATAGTACCGACATGCTAAAAGTTGCCAAACTTTTAGAAAATGAGATAGCTAATTTCTGCTGGAAATTTATTGGCGGAACATCAGAAAATTACAAAAACTTAATTACTGATTTAAACTTTAAAACTGCTAAAATTGAATTTATCAATCATGTTTCACAAAAAGAGTTGGCCACACATTTACAAGAAGCAAACCTTTGTGTTTCGTTTAGCAATTACGAAACTTTTGGCATTGTAATGCCTGAAGCAATTGCGTGCGGAACGTTTCTAATTTCTACAAATACAGGAATTTTAAACGAATTAAAACCACAAGATTTCTTTTCGATAATTCCCGTAAAAGATAAAAATGCATTGACAACAGAAATTGTAAAACAGTATAAAAATCCAACAAAATTAAACACAGAAAAAATGCATTTGTTTGTACAAAACAGATTTAGCCAAGAAATTATTGCTGATGCATTTTCTAAATTATATTTTAAAACGCTAAATAAAAACTCTTGA
- a CDS encoding polysaccharide biosynthesis C-terminal domain-containing protein codes for MSLLKSYIQNFVSRAGTYILSASIISRLLSFIASWIALQLIPNKELGIVLFAYNIILFIIPIGGFGLHQSLLRYGALLKTDEEKNSLFRYTFFKGIWVTFILIFILLLASFLIEFKFENTNYYLAFLSITIIPTYLFELIKIQFRLQHKNKLFAFTEIIFTTFLTLSVLILSYYFKEKGYAIALVLTPTLSGLFFINKFKSSLLSKKKLTIINRTFWKYGIFASLSNVVTQLLFVIDILLIGFLLNDAEMVTNYKYISLIPLSLLFLPRAFINADFVAFTENIYDKKYIVKYSKSYMLLFTLLSSGFCLFFWLFADVILTLFDASFTQFKTSFLILIVGVSGILIFRGLFGNLLSSIGKAHINFYITSAALIINVFSNYYLIPTYGIKGAAITSASLMWGTGIVSAILFWKLYNNHFLSKK; via the coding sequence TTGAGTTTATTAAAAAGTTACATACAAAATTTTGTTTCTAGAGCTGGTACTTACATTTTATCAGCCTCCATAATTTCTCGACTTTTATCTTTTATTGCATCTTGGATTGCGCTACAATTAATTCCGAATAAAGAACTAGGAATTGTGCTTTTTGCCTATAATATTATTCTATTTATCATTCCGATTGGCGGTTTTGGATTGCATCAAAGTTTATTAAGATACGGCGCATTATTAAAAACTGATGAAGAAAAAAATAGTTTGTTTCGTTATACTTTTTTTAAAGGAATTTGGGTAACGTTTATCTTAATTTTTATACTTCTTTTGGCTAGTTTTTTGATTGAGTTTAAATTTGAAAACACCAATTATTATCTCGCTTTTTTATCAATAACAATTATCCCAACGTATTTATTTGAATTGATAAAAATTCAGTTTAGATTACAACACAAAAACAAATTATTTGCATTTACAGAAATTATTTTCACAACTTTTTTAACGCTTTCTGTATTGATTTTAAGTTATTACTTTAAAGAAAAAGGCTATGCAATTGCCTTAGTTTTAACGCCTACTCTTTCGGGGTTGTTTTTTATAAATAAATTTAAATCAAGTCTGCTTTCCAAGAAAAAACTAACCATCATAAATCGTACATTTTGGAAGTATGGAATTTTTGCTAGTTTGTCTAATGTGGTAACTCAATTGTTGTTTGTCATCGATATTTTGCTAATTGGCTTTTTATTAAATGACGCAGAAATGGTAACCAATTACAAATATATTTCTTTAATTCCGTTGAGCTTATTATTTTTGCCAAGAGCGTTTATCAATGCAGATTTTGTTGCGTTTACAGAAAACATTTACGACAAAAAATACATTGTAAAATATAGCAAAAGCTACATGTTATTGTTCACTCTTTTAAGTAGTGGTTTTTGTCTTTTCTTCTGGTTGTTTGCTGATGTAATTTTAACGCTGTTTGATGCAAGTTTTACACAATTCAAAACATCCTTTTTAATTTTAATTGTTGGTGTTTCTGGAATCTTAATTTTTAGAGGATTGTTTGGTAATCTGCTCTCATCAATCGGCAAAGCACATATAAACTTTTACATTACATCTGCTGCGTTAATCATCAATGTTTTTAGCAATTATTATTTGATTCCTACATACGGAATTAAAGGTGCAGCAATCACTTCTGCTTCCTTAATGTGGGGTACAGGAATTGTTTCTGCAATTTTATTCTGGAAACTTTACAACAACCATTTTTTAAGTAAAAAATAA
- a CDS encoding polysaccharide deacetylase family protein: MILVYTHKITPRLRYIFKHIFTRVLQIPVDFTTKIEEFIAFNGLKMTYSKTPLGNEFFIRSNDLLFEQGVNDLDITIFHWEDTPCFFNAGSKSVIPFDIFSASFYLLSRYEEYLPHVRDVHERFTAEQSLAFKYRFLEKPLVDVWAYKLLEKLKEKFPDYEYKTRTYQYISTIDIDNAYAYKNKSLVRTLGAFIKDFFTFKLRNFWDRFAVITNIKQDPYNTFKAILSLKKKYKAPTIFFFLVADYTTFDTNVSPSKNKFKLLIKTMVDYAKVGLHPSYFSMKDETILKKEKERLEAITNMPMEKSRQHYLRFSLPETYQNLIDLEIKEDYSMGYAGHVGFRASTCTPFYFYDLDFEIQTPLKIVPFALMDTTLNDYMELTPRQSLGKIRELKNEVKAVNGTFVTLFHNESLSNYLRWKGWSKVYESMLKIATD; the protein is encoded by the coding sequence TTGATACTCGTTTATACTCATAAAATAACACCAAGATTACGCTATATTTTTAAACATATTTTTACGCGTGTATTGCAAATTCCAGTTGATTTTACAACAAAAATTGAAGAGTTTATCGCTTTTAACGGTTTAAAAATGACCTATTCTAAAACGCCGCTTGGAAACGAGTTTTTTATTAGGAGTAATGATTTGTTATTTGAGCAAGGCGTAAACGATTTAGACATTACTATTTTTCATTGGGAAGACACGCCGTGTTTTTTTAACGCTGGATCAAAATCTGTAATTCCGTTTGATATTTTTTCTGCAAGTTTCTATTTACTAAGTAGATACGAAGAGTATTTGCCACATGTTAGAGATGTGCATGAACGCTTTACCGCAGAGCAAAGTTTGGCATTTAAATACCGTTTTTTAGAAAAACCTTTGGTTGATGTTTGGGCGTATAAATTGTTGGAAAAGCTAAAAGAAAAGTTCCCTGATTATGAATATAAAACGCGAACATATCAATACATTTCTACCATAGATATTGATAATGCGTACGCTTATAAAAATAAAAGTTTGGTAAGAACTTTAGGCGCTTTTATCAAAGATTTCTTCACTTTCAAACTCCGGAATTTTTGGGATAGATTTGCCGTAATTACAAACATTAAACAAGACCCTTACAATACTTTTAAAGCAATTTTATCCTTAAAAAAGAAATACAAAGCACCTACAATATTCTTTTTTTTAGTTGCAGATTACACCACTTTTGACACCAATGTTTCTCCTTCAAAAAATAAATTTAAATTGCTGATAAAAACAATGGTAGATTATGCCAAAGTTGGTTTGCATCCTTCTTATTTTTCGATGAAAGATGAAACTATTTTAAAGAAAGAAAAAGAACGATTAGAGGCGATTACAAATATGCCAATGGAAAAATCTAGGCAACATTATTTGCGCTTTAGTTTGCCAGAAACATATCAGAATTTAATCGATTTAGAAATAAAAGAAGATTATTCTATGGGATATGCAGGTCATGTAGGTTTTAGAGCAAGTACGTGTACGCCTTTTTATTTTTACGATTTAGATTTCGAAATTCAAACGCCATTAAAGATTGTCCCTTTTGCATTGATGGATACAACTTTAAACGATTATATGGAGTTAACTCCAAGACAATCTTTGGGAAAAATTAGAGAACTAAAAAACGAAGTAAAAGCAGTAAACGGAACGTTTGTAACATTGTTTCATAACGAAAGTTTAAGTAATTATTTGAGATGGAAGGGCTGGAGTAAAGTGTACGAATCGATGTTGAAAATTGCAACCGATTAA
- the radC gene encoding RadC family protein — MKKLTIKSWAVEDRPREKLILQGKTVLTDAELIAILIGSGTKKESAVELSKRILNSVNNNLNELAALTFEQLKAFKGIGEAKAVSIITALELGKRRHFEPVEQKTIIKSSTDAFQIMQPIIGELHHEEFWVLYLNNSNKVIAKKQLSKGGITATMVDVRLLFKKAVALTTVGIIVCHNHPSGKLTPSKSDELLTQKIKEAGQTLDIKLLDHLIITQKDYFSFADNQKL, encoded by the coding sequence ATGAAAAAATTAACTATTAAATCTTGGGCGGTAGAAGATCGACCAAGAGAAAAGCTAATCCTACAAGGAAAAACTGTTTTAACCGATGCAGAATTGATTGCGATTTTAATTGGCTCTGGAACAAAAAAAGAAAGTGCTGTTGAGCTGAGTAAAAGAATTTTGAACTCTGTAAATAATAATCTCAACGAGTTGGCGGCTCTAACTTTTGAACAATTAAAAGCGTTTAAAGGAATTGGAGAAGCAAAAGCAGTAAGTATAATTACGGCTTTAGAGTTAGGAAAAAGAAGACATTTTGAACCTGTTGAACAAAAAACAATTATAAAAAGTAGTACAGATGCTTTTCAAATAATGCAACCAATTATTGGAGAATTACACCACGAAGAATTTTGGGTATTGTATTTAAATAATTCAAACAAAGTAATTGCTAAAAAGCAATTAAGCAAAGGCGGAATTACAGCAACAATGGTTGATGTAAGATTGTTGTTTAAAAAAGCAGTTGCATTAACAACGGTTGGTATTATTGTGTGTCACAATCATCCTTCAGGAAAATTAACACCCAGTAAATCGGACGAATTGTTGACTCAGAAAATTAAAGAAGCCGGACAAACTTTAGATATAAAGTTACTAGATCATTTAATTATCACACAAAAAGATTATTTTAGCTTTGCAGACAACCAAAAGCTTTAA
- the trkA gene encoding Trk system potassium transporter TrkA, with product MKIIIAGAGDVGFHLAKLLSYEAQDTYVVDFDGDKLEYINNHLDVFTKKGDATSINLLKEIGIESADLLLAVTESQNTNFTVSVIGKALGVKKTIARIDNPEFLNNTVIDFKKFGIDVMISPQELAANEIKMLLNQSSFNDTVEFEKGLFNIMGTTLEYKSPILDLTVKEAKEKFPLVDFITIAIKREGASQTMIPRGDTVYNIKDQVYFSVPKKSIEKLYQIIGQKQITIKNVMILGGSSIGFKTARNLCKESYKVKIIEKNKDRALDLADKLSNALVINGDGRDLELLEEENIREMDAFIAVTGNSETNIMSCLVAKSKGVKKTIALVENMDYMNISQTIGIDTLINKKLLAASSIFKHIRKGEVLALANLHNIDAEIFEFEVHENSKVTRKPISELKFPREAVFGGIIRDGEALMSFGGFQIKAGDKAIIFCLPEAVSIVEELFKS from the coding sequence ATGAAAATTATAATAGCTGGCGCTGGGGATGTTGGTTTCCATTTAGCTAAATTATTGTCTTACGAAGCTCAAGACACTTATGTCGTTGACTTTGATGGAGATAAATTAGAATACATCAATAATCATTTAGATGTATTTACTAAAAAAGGAGATGCTACTTCTATCAATCTTTTAAAAGAAATAGGAATAGAATCTGCTGATTTATTATTAGCTGTAACCGAGTCTCAGAATACAAATTTCACAGTTTCAGTTATTGGAAAAGCTCTTGGTGTTAAAAAAACCATTGCTAGAATAGACAATCCAGAGTTTTTAAACAACACTGTTATCGACTTTAAAAAATTTGGTATCGACGTGATGATTTCACCGCAAGAATTAGCAGCAAATGAAATAAAAATGCTGTTAAATCAATCTTCATTTAACGATACGGTTGAGTTTGAAAAAGGATTGTTTAACATCATGGGAACTACTTTAGAATACAAATCTCCTATTTTAGATTTAACGGTTAAAGAAGCAAAAGAAAAATTTCCTTTGGTAGATTTTATTACCATTGCTATTAAACGAGAAGGAGCTTCTCAAACTATGATTCCTCGCGGAGATACTGTTTATAATATTAAAGATCAAGTCTATTTTTCTGTTCCCAAAAAAAGTATCGAAAAATTATACCAAATAATTGGCCAAAAACAAATAACTATTAAAAATGTTATGATTTTAGGCGGAAGTAGTATTGGTTTTAAAACAGCAAGAAATCTTTGTAAAGAAAGTTATAAAGTAAAAATAATTGAAAAAAATAAAGACAGAGCTTTAGACCTAGCAGATAAATTATCTAATGCATTGGTAATTAATGGAGATGGAAGAGATCTTGAGTTGCTAGAAGAAGAAAATATTAGAGAAATGGATGCTTTTATCGCTGTAACTGGCAATTCTGAAACCAATATAATGTCTTGTTTGGTTGCAAAATCTAAAGGTGTTAAAAAAACAATTGCTTTGGTTGAAAACATGGATTATATGAACATTTCTCAAACAATTGGGATTGATACATTAATCAACAAAAAATTATTAGCTGCAAGTAGTATTTTTAAACATATTAGAAAAGGTGAAGTACTTGCGCTTGCCAACTTACATAATATTGATGCAGAAATATTTGAGTTTGAAGTGCATGAAAACTCTAAAGTAACTCGCAAACCTATTAGCGAACTAAAATTTCCTAGAGAAGCAGTTTTTGGTGGAATTATTAGAGACGGAGAAGCATTGATGTCTTTTGGCGGATTTCAAATAAAAGCTGGCGATAAAGCAATTATTTTTTGTTTACCCGAAGCCGTTTCTATTGTAGAAGAATTATTTAAATCTTAA
- a CDS encoding TrkH family potassium uptake protein produces MNSLNLKIIYRFLGLTAILNGIFMFIAVPFSMYHQEDAKYGILNAGIVTVFLGLILYFFNKPTSTNIQKKEGYLIVTLGWLILSITGMLPYLFTGEIPKIADAFFETLSGYSTTGSSILSDIESMPKGILFWRSATHWIGGMGIIVLTIAILPLLGIGGMQLFMAEAPGPSTDKLHPRISDTAKRLWLIYVLLTFSEFFLLKFAGMTWFDAINHAMATMSTGGFSTKNASIAYYNSMPLVQYIIILFMFIAGTNFVLTYFALKGKIYKIFQSEEFKYYFFGTIIISTIIAIVVLFYQDPTLKTTIDHPMIYGKVESAIRHSLFQVTSVITTTGFVSADFTMWSFFATAIFFALFFVGGSAGSTSGGVKVVRHIIMLKSSFLEFKKALHPNAIIPVRYDDKPVNHTIVFNIISFFIIYMLIFIVSTVILTFLGLDFTSALGATGSSLGNIGPAFGSVSPVDNYAHLSDAAKWFCAFLMLIGRLELFTVLILFSPFFWRKN; encoded by the coding sequence ATGAATTCTTTAAACCTAAAAATTATTTACCGCTTTCTTGGCTTAACGGCTATTTTAAACGGAATTTTTATGTTTATTGCTGTGCCTTTTAGCATGTATCATCAAGAAGATGCAAAATACGGCATTTTAAATGCTGGAATTGTTACTGTTTTTTTAGGGTTGATATTGTACTTTTTCAACAAACCAACATCTACAAACATTCAAAAAAAAGAAGGGTATCTAATTGTAACTTTAGGTTGGCTTATCTTATCAATAACAGGAATGTTGCCTTATCTTTTTACGGGTGAAATCCCTAAAATTGCCGACGCTTTTTTTGAAACCTTATCTGGTTACTCTACTACAGGGTCCTCCATTCTATCAGACATAGAAAGTATGCCAAAAGGCATTTTATTTTGGCGAAGCGCAACACATTGGATTGGAGGAATGGGAATTATTGTGCTAACAATTGCCATTTTACCTTTACTAGGAATTGGCGGAATGCAATTGTTTATGGCAGAAGCTCCAGGACCATCAACAGACAAATTACATCCAAGAATTTCTGATACTGCAAAACGATTATGGCTCATTTATGTGTTGCTTACTTTTAGTGAGTTTTTCTTGTTAAAATTTGCGGGCATGACTTGGTTTGACGCCATTAATCATGCAATGGCAACAATGAGTACTGGTGGTTTTTCTACAAAAAACGCAAGTATCGCATATTATAATTCAATGCCATTAGTACAGTACATTATAATTCTTTTTATGTTTATTGCAGGAACAAATTTTGTACTTACTTATTTTGCTTTAAAAGGGAAAATTTATAAAATATTTCAAAGTGAAGAATTTAAATATTACTTTTTTGGAACAATAATTATTTCTACCATTATTGCGATCGTTGTCCTTTTTTATCAAGATCCAACACTTAAAACCACTATTGATCATCCAATGATTTACGGAAAAGTAGAAAGTGCAATAAGGCATTCTCTTTTTCAAGTAACTTCTGTAATTACCACAACCGGTTTTGTGAGTGCAGACTTTACCATGTGGAGTTTCTTTGCTACTGCAATTTTCTTTGCGCTTTTCTTTGTGGGCGGTTCTGCAGGATCTACAAGTGGTGGTGTAAAAGTTGTACGCCATATTATCATGCTAAAAAGTAGCTTTTTAGAATTTAAAAAAGCATTGCATCCAAATGCAATTATTCCTGTTAGATATGATGATAAACCTGTAAACCATACTATTGTATTTAATATTATTTCTTTCTTTATTATTTACATGCTTATTTTTATAGTTTCAACTGTAATCTTAACTTTTTTAGGATTAGATTTTACTTCTGCTCTTGGTGCTACTGGTTCTTCTTTAGGAAATATTGGACCAGCCTTTGGCTCTGTAAGTCCGGTAGATAATTATGCACATTTGTCTGATGCAGCAAAATGGTTTTGTGCTTTTTTAATGCTAATTGGACGTTTAGAACTGTTTACAGTTCTAATTTTATTTTCTCCTTTTTTCTGGAGAAAAAACTAA